The following are encoded in a window of Rosa chinensis cultivar Old Blush chromosome 4, RchiOBHm-V2, whole genome shotgun sequence genomic DNA:
- the LOC112199401 gene encoding labd-13Z-ene-9,15,16-triol synthase, chloroplastic, producing the protein MWSSMWDASNEKHGDLKAGLTIFIVIMTAVGFWFLQTWNKHSRNPKQGSLLPGPRGVPLLGYLPFFGTNHHHLLTDLSRVYGPIYRIQLGTKLGIVVSSPSLVKEVVRDKDTIFFNRDLTVAQRILSNGGSDIIFGTDVPKWRKMRKMLVSQMLCKTNLDDCYALRKQEVVKSIRHVYNEKIGTPIDFGQFAMSTTFNTFLRMLWGGTLQEEKAFDVGSEFRKVAAETLWLLQRGNVSDFFPVLARFDIQGIRSRAKKLLSVTENMLDSIIETQMNKDQNEGVPKKDEGKGFLQLLLENTINQDSATSLTMKQVKALLSDIVVGGNDTTSRIMEWAMSELMQHPNEMRKVQEELTEIVGINNLVEEFHLPKLHYLDAVIKETFRLHPVVPLLAPRCSSQSTTIGGYYIPKGSIVFLNAWAIHRDSSVWDDPLEFRPPRFLNTDTSNSFGYQGNKFHYLPFGSGRRICPGIPLADRMLLYVLASFLHSFEWTLPNDATVDLSDKFGIVTKKKAPLIVVPTPRLSNLELYA; encoded by the exons ATGTGGTCATCAATGTGGGATGCTAGCAATGAGAAACATGGAGATCTCAAAGCAGGTCTCACCATCTTCATCGTCATCATGACAGCTGTTGGTTTCTGGTTCCTCCAGACTTGGAATAAGCACTCGAGGAACCCGAAACAAGGTTCATTGCTGCCTGGCCCTCGTGGTGTTCCACTACTCGGTTACCTTCCATTTTTCGGTACCAACCATCACCATCTGTTGACAGACTTGTCAAGGGTTTATGGCCCAATTTACAGGATCCAGCTTGGTACCAAACTAGGCATTGTGGTCAGCTCACCATCGTTAGTGAAAGAAGTGGTTCGTGACAAAGACACAATATTTTTCAACCGCGACCTTACAGTGGCACAACGAATTCTCTCAAATGGAGGATCCGATATAATCTTTGGGACTGACgttccaaagtggaggaagatgCGCAAGATGCTCGTGAGTCAAATGCTATGTAAAACCAACCTTGATGATTGTTATGCTCTGAGAAAACAAGAGGTTGTGAAGTCAATTAGGCATGTTTATAATGAAAAAATTGGGACCCCAATTGATTTTGGGCAATTTGCAATGTCCACAACCTTCAACACATTCTTGCGCATGTTATGGGGTGGGACTCTACAAGAAGAGAAGGCATTTGATGTTGGATCTGAGTTTAGAAAGGTAGCGGCGGAAACCCTCTGGTTACTTCAGAGAGGAAACGTCTCGGACTTTTTCCCTGTGCTTGCTAGGTTTGATATACAGGGAATTAGGAGCCGAGCAAAGAAGCTTTTGTCAGTAACTGAAAACATGCTCGATTCGATCATAGAAACTCAGATGAATAAGGATCAAAATGAGGGAGTACCaaaaaaagatgaagggaaGGGCTTTCTGCAGCTCCTCTTGGAAAATACTATAAATCAAGATAGTGCAACATCACTTACAATGAAACAAGTGAAGGCCTTGCTCTCG GACATTGTGGTGGGAGGAAACGACACCACATCAAGAATAATGGAATGGGCAATGTCTGAGCTGATGCAACATCCGAATGAAATGAGAAAAGTCCAAGAAGAACTAACAGAAATTGTGGGGATAAACAACTTAGTTGAAGAGTTTCATTTGCCAAAATTACATTATTTAGATGCAGTGATCAAGGAGACATTTCGTTTGCACCCTGTAGTACCACTTCTAGCGCCTCGGTGTTCAAGCCAATCCACCACCATTGGTGGCTATTACATACCTAAAGGTTCCATTGTTTTTCTCAATGCTTGGGCCATACACAGAGATTCAAGTGTCTGGGACGATCCCTTGGAATTTAGACCCCCAAGGTTCCTAAACACTGATACAAGCAACAGCTTTGGGTACCAGGGTAATAAGTTTCACTATCTTCCATTTGGTTCGGGGAGAAGAATATGTCCTGGGATTCCCTTAGCAGATAGGATGCTACTCTATGTGTTAGCTTCATTTTTGCATTCGTTTGAGTGGACATTGCCTAATGACGCAACGGTTGACCTTTCAGACAAATTTGGGATTGTGACAAAGAAAAAGGCTCCACTTATTGTTGTACCAACACCCAGGTTATCCAATTTGGAGCTCTATGCTTAA